From one Paenibacillus terrae HPL-003 genomic stretch:
- a CDS encoding low temperature requirement protein A yields MLIKKVTWLELFYDLLFVAAVSKATHVLLHVEHNSISWEHMEKFILIFVPIWWAWVGQTVYNNRFGKDSITHRIFMILQLFFVLIMTASLNIDFDAYYVSFFVGYIGLRGLTAVQYLLSAPKEKAHKQETARFFGTYFWIGIIISSFSLFFDSWVRYLILYAGIAVDILVPLIGRKKLVITPIHTEHLLERFAQFTLILLGESVISMLSVLQSDHFTVSSVVFAALAFVLVIAIWWQYFENMEKHVDKSKQTAGQTIMYGHLFIYFSLSMLAASIQLLFLGQVAYIFVLCFTFASVLIYFLSVLLVFHQYRLSHLKPSLRVILFLTGVLCVLFIFNVFIVVPSHLIVAEIMLFFILFAKMTVHDIKG; encoded by the coding sequence ATGTTGATAAAAAAGGTTACTTGGCTTGAACTCTTCTATGACTTGTTATTCGTAGCCGCTGTCTCCAAGGCCACTCATGTTTTACTACATGTTGAGCATAATAGTATTTCTTGGGAACATATGGAAAAGTTTATTTTGATTTTTGTTCCGATATGGTGGGCTTGGGTGGGACAAACGGTCTACAACAACCGTTTTGGTAAAGACAGTATAACGCATCGAATCTTTATGATCCTTCAATTGTTTTTCGTGTTAATCATGACTGCTAGCCTTAATATAGATTTTGACGCGTATTATGTATCTTTTTTTGTTGGCTATATTGGTTTAAGAGGCTTGACTGCCGTTCAATATTTACTTTCGGCACCCAAAGAAAAGGCTCATAAACAGGAAACAGCTCGTTTTTTCGGAACCTATTTTTGGATCGGAATAATCATCTCGAGCTTCTCCCTCTTTTTTGACTCTTGGGTTCGATATTTGATTTTATATGCCGGCATTGCTGTTGATATCCTCGTTCCTTTGATTGGTCGTAAAAAATTGGTGATCACACCTATCCATACGGAGCATCTTTTAGAGCGCTTTGCACAGTTTACCTTAATTCTGCTTGGCGAATCAGTGATAAGTATGCTTTCTGTTTTACAATCGGATCATTTTACGGTTTCTTCTGTTGTATTTGCTGCCTTGGCTTTTGTATTAGTCATCGCAATCTGGTGGCAGTATTTTGAGAATATGGAGAAACACGTAGATAAATCAAAACAAACAGCAGGACAGACTATTATGTATGGTCATTTGTTTATTTATTTTTCACTTAGCATGCTAGCTGCTTCGATACAGCTCTTGTTTTTGGGACAAGTAGCCTATATCTTTGTACTTTGCTTTACCTTTGCTTCTGTACTTATTTACTTTTTGTCGGTTTTGCTGGTATTCCATCAGTACAGATTAAGTCATCTTAAACCAAGCCTGAGAGTCATTCTTTTCTTAACAGGAGTACTCTGTGTCTTGTTTATCTTTAA